A segment of the Luteolibacter arcticus genome:
GGTCGAAGGCCTCGCGCTCCTCGGGGATGGCGAGGTGCACCCTTTGATAGGGCACCTGCATGCCGACGAGCATGGCGAGGAAACCTTCCACGCCATAGATGTTCGGGCGGTTCGGAATGGCGTGGACGAGCAACGTCGGGCTCGGGCCAACCTCGCGGTAGAGGCGGTAGAGTTCCTCGTAGTTGCCGAGGCTGGTTTCGTTCCGGCAGTGGTTCCAGAAGGGCGTCGAGAGGCGGGTGTTGAACTTGTAGTGGAAGGCGAGGAAGTCGCGGATCTCGTCCCACGCGATGCCGACGATGCGGTTGTAGCTCGTCTTCATCGCATCGTCCGGCTGGCCGCCGGTGAGATTCAGCGACTCGACCAGCCAGCGGCACTCGTAGATGATCTGGGCGAGTGCGGTGGCTTCCAGCGGCTCGACGAAACCGGAGGCATTGCCCACGGCCACGACGTTGCCGACCCAGTTCCGCTCGTAGCGGCCGCTGCGGAATTTCACCACGCGTGGCTCGGCAGTGATCTTCGGATTCTTGGCGAGCAGCTCGGCCTTCGCGTCGTCGTCGGAGACGAAATCGCTGCCATAGACGTAGCCGCGGTTGATGAAGGTCTCGTGCTCGATCTGCCAGCACCAGCCGTTGTCCATCGTCTCGGCGGTGGTGAAGGGCAGGATCGGCTCGTCGGTGCGGTCCCAACCGGCGATCACCGCGCGGTCGCAGAACAGGCCGCCGGCGAAGCTCTTGAAGGGCTCGTTGAGCGCCTTGCCGATCAGCTCGGCGCGGAAGCCCGAGGCATCGACGTAGAGATCGGCGGTGCGGCTGCCGCTGTTCTTGAAATGGAGCGCCGCGACCTCGCCGCCAGCCATTTCCACGCGGTCCAGCGTGTCGTCCTCGATCGTCACGCCGCTGCGCGCGGCGATCGCTTCGAGGCAGGTGACGAGCCGGTGGTTCTCGATGTGGAAGGCATACTGGCCCTTGATCACGGGGCGATTGAGCGGGCCGGTGGTGAAGGCTTTGCCCTGCAGCATCAGCGCGCCGGCCTGCGATAGGTCGCGGCAGTCGCCCACGGAGTAGAAGCCGGTCGCCTTGCGCGTGCCGGGGAACTGCTGGTCGTATTGGAACTCGAAGTCGTAGAAGAATTCGTCCCGCGGTCCCCACAGGAAGCGGATCCCTTGTTTCCACGTCGGCTGCGCTTCGCGGTAGAACTCCTCCTTGGAAATCCCGAGCGTGTCGAAGAGGTGCGAGGGAAACACCGCGGTGGTCCCTTCCCCCACGCCGATCACGCCGATCTCCGAGCTGCGCACCAGCGTGACTTCCAGCGCCGGCATCAGGCGCTTCAGCGTGAGCGCTGCGAGCAGACCGGCACTGCCGCCGCCAAGCACCAGCACGCGACGGATCGCCGGGGAACTTCCTTCCGATTCAGAAAATGAGACCATGGTCAGGGCACTATGCCAGCGAATGGCGGGCGGGGTGGCAAGGGGGAAGGTGAAGAACCACGGTTACCGCACCCACACCTCCACAAGGTGGCGGAATTCCCCCTCGACCTCCGCCGGCTCCACGGTGGCGGCGATTTCGTCGCGCACCCGTTGGCGGAAGCGCTGGCGCAGCCGGTGGATGGCGACCTTCAAGGCCGCCGGAGACAGCCCCAAGGCCAGCCCGGCCTCAGCCGCGTCACCCTGCATGCCGCCGTCGAGCCACGGCCGCAGCGTGTCGAAAGGCAGGCGCTTGCCGGATTTTTCCATCTCATCGCCGAGGGCCTCCAGCGCGCGGCGGATCAGGGCCAGCGCCCACGCCCGGTCGAATTCCTGCTCCCACTCGGCGGAAATCCCGCAGTCCGCGGCGTCATCGACGGCCACCATTTCCACGCCGCCGCCTCGTTTCGCGGCGGCTTCGCGCTGTCGCTGGTGGGAGAGGAAATGCTTCACGGCAGCCAGCAGGTAGCTGCGGAAGCGGCCCTTGCCGGGATCCGCGGCACCCAAGGTCTCGCGACCTAACAGATCCTCGAAGAAGCCATGGGCGAGGTCCTCGGCGCGGTGATCGTCCGCGCACCAGCGGCGGGTGAACTGCACCACGGGCTCATAGTAGATCTCACACAGTTCCGACAGCGCCACCCGCGCCTCGTCCCCGCGACCCTGGGCGCGGCGGACGAGGGTCCAGCGGGTGGAGTGAAATCCTGGGGAACTCATCGGGTTAATACTCGGACTTGAAGTAGGGACCGACGGCACGGCCCTTGAGGTAGTCGAGCTGACGCGCGATATCGGGGATCTTCCATTCGCCCTGCTCTATCTTCAAAGGCAGCGAGAAGCCCTCCCGCATGCGTGGCTTGGGCGGATACCTGTGGCTCCAGAAGGTCAGATCGACCTTGGCCGAGTCGGGAGAATCTCCTGTTTCCGGGGCCTTCCGGGTGCAGATGGCGAAGAACGGCATGAGCTCGAGAAGTCGGGCGCGGTGCTCTGCGCCCAGTTCGTCGGCTTGGAACGCCTTCAGGAAAGTCGGCGCGTTCCGGAGCGCCGCGGCTCTGATCAGGGTATCGACGGTTCCCTCCGGTGATCCGAAATTCTCTTCATGAAGGGGCAGCTCCGGAAGTGGCGGCCGGCCTTCCAGTGACGGCGGAAGGATCGATGGCGTCGGCCATTTCGGGAAGTTGTGGAGAATCACCGTGGCGATGGTCCCCAACGCGAGACTGATGACGAAGGCCCGCCTCCCCGCAAAGATCATGAGGAACGAGCCGATACCGAGGAAGACCACCAGCGCGATCGAGAAGGTCCTCTCGGTGGTCAGGTGGACTTGATTCACCTCGTTGGCGTGGACTCCGTCGCCCGCGGGTTCGATGCGGATGCGGGAGGGCAAGAGCGCGAGGAGCCGTTGTTCATAAGAGGCGATGTGTTTCATCGCTCGCTCGCCCCACCACCGGCCGTGGCCGGTGAAGCCAATGCTTACGGAATCGGGGCGGTATGGAGGAAACTCGACCTGGTAAAACCCGGCGTATTCCCCAGCGGCTTGGATGGCTGCTTCCTTTGCCAATGTGGCATCTTCCTCGCTGAGCATTCCGTAGCCC
Coding sequences within it:
- a CDS encoding RNA polymerase sigma factor; its protein translation is MSSPGFHSTRWTLVRRAQGRGDEARVALSELCEIYYEPVVQFTRRWCADDHRAEDLAHGFFEDLLGRETLGAADPGKGRFRSYLLAAVKHFLSHQRQREAAAKRGGGVEMVAVDDAADCGISAEWEQEFDRAWALALIRRALEALGDEMEKSGKRLPFDTLRPWLDGGMQGDAAEAGLALGLSPAALKVAIHRLRQRFRQRVRDEIAATVEPAEVEGEFRHLVEVWVR
- a CDS encoding tryptophan 7-halogenase → MVSFSESEGSSPAIRRVLVLGGGSAGLLAALTLKRLMPALEVTLVRSSEIGVIGVGEGTTAVFPSHLFDTLGISKEEFYREAQPTWKQGIRFLWGPRDEFFYDFEFQYDQQFPGTRKATGFYSVGDCRDLSQAGALMLQGKAFTTGPLNRPVIKGQYAFHIENHRLVTCLEAIAARSGVTIEDDTLDRVEMAGGEVAALHFKNSGSRTADLYVDASGFRAELIGKALNEPFKSFAGGLFCDRAVIAGWDRTDEPILPFTTAETMDNGWCWQIEHETFINRGYVYGSDFVSDDDAKAELLAKNPKITAEPRVVKFRSGRYERNWVGNVVAVGNASGFVEPLEATALAQIIYECRWLVESLNLTGGQPDDAMKTSYNRIVGIAWDEIRDFLAFHYKFNTRLSTPFWNHCRNETSLGNYEELYRLYREVGPSPTLLVHAIPNRPNIYGVEGFLAMLVGMQVPYQRVHLAIPEEREAFDRQRQKLANVAKGGVSVRDALDAIRKNGWQWT